ccgaaagcgatatattgtttctctttcttctgaaaaatgtacttattgtctttagctttttttttgttgcaaaaaGCGTTTGCTAAATGCACTAAAGGTTAATGTAAATGGTAGAGCACCCAGTTCTCTGACAGAACCCAAATCCCCCAGCCTACCTGACGTCGTTGCCTCCGTGTGCAAAGGAGCCGAAGCAGGCGGTGAGGATCTGGAGGAACTGGAAGAGCGAGGAGACGGCAGGGTGGTCAACCTCCAGCTCATCCTGCTCCAGGGCGGCCAGCTCCTTCCCCGCCTCGCTCTGCTCCACGCCGCTGTCCTCCGCCCGGGCGCCCGCGCTCATGGCCGAGCTGTAGCTGCTGTAGCTGTCCACCCGGGACCTCCTCTGGagcgcccccccgccgccctctgccgccgccgcctccttgTACTTGGGGTCCCCCTGGATGCCGTAGATGGCCATGGTGTAGGAGGTGTAGCTGTTGTTCCTGCGGATGGGCCGCTCCTCCGTGTCGCTGTCGCCGATGCAGTCGCCCACCTTGGTGACGTGCAGCTTGTGCAGCAGGTCTTTGTAGAGGCCCGAGTCCTTGTGGACGGTGTGGGAGAGGCCGCTGTGAGGGTCGGTGATGGTCATGGGCCCCACCAGGCTGTTCAGACCTTTAAAGAAACACGCCTGCTTTGTGACGCTTTGCATTCGTTTACCTTTACATTAagggcctttagcagacgctctcatccaaagggacttacaataagtacatttgtcagaagaagaggaacAATATACatcgccgtcggtacagtaagcCCATTCATAGAAACAAGAGCCAAGCACTTACccttgttaggttaacccattccctgtgtacaaGAAAGCTTGCCAGGATAAGAAGCTACGCCATGCATGCTGAGTACTTTTTTTTAAGtccaaggacgtacaacatacaataagtgcatacattaagtgccaggacgggAAGGGTAAGGGacgaggctatgcagagtctaggtgagtCCACCACGAGGAGGGTATCTATAACAGTAGTATGTACTGATATCGCTGACATCTCACCATTGCTGAGATCCGGACTTTTGGTGTCAATTCCATTGCTGTCTAAGTCTGCGTCCGCTGAGTCTCCGAGACTGAAGGCCACCTTCTGGCTGTCTCCTGCCGGGGGGCTGGGCAGAGGTCTGGGGGCCTCAGGTTCTggttctgggtctgggtctgattTGATCTTCTCCATCAGTTGTGTTTCACAGGGCCTAAGAGCCATTTCACCTAGCGTGCAAAGAGATCTGTATTAGGTCTGAGCCATGGAATGGCTGAATGAGTTAGAGCTGTAAGAGCTGGCACACGGATACACCGACTGTGTTTATTATACAAAGATCTCTCACGCTGGATCTTTTTCTTGAGGTGGGGGCAGACCACGAACCACACAAGGAGAGCGGTGCCGAGGGAGCAGCCCAGCGAAATGCCCAGCGTCCCCCACCAGGGCACCTGGTCAAAGCCCAgcactgggacacacacacagaggggaacAAAAACAGACTTAGGACAAAGGGACACTAGAGGAGGGCGGCatttgatattatatatattatggaTATTACTATGAATAGTTTATGTTTTCTTAACAACTGCAAGGTGTCTGCATTGTAACACTGTGCTTTATTGTTTTCCAAAGCATTTTCTAAGTAAGACGCAGATCTGGAGCAGACTCTGGGTTAAATGGTGGTGCGAGATTAACCAAGAATTTGTTTAAGCACTCCATGTTGCCGGACTTGTCTGGCAACATGTAACGAATCACATTCAGGGAAACAACGGCCATGGCTGGCTCCGCCCACTTAGTCCTGGAAAGATAACCATTGTGAGAGGAGAAACACTTTGCGTGCACGAGAGCAGAGACAGCATTCTTGCGCACGGGGGCGTCAGTTGCGTGTTGCTTCACTACATGTGTGCGCTCGATTAATCGTTTTTCCTCACAGGCATAATTGTTGCTCTCAGCagtatataatacaatacaatattgcGGGCATTAGAAGTGCTCGTAATATTGATTAGTGTGCACAGACGTGTCAGTTGAATGTGCGCAAATCCATATTTGCTCGCAATTTGCTGACACAGTTCAGAAAATGCTGAGAAATATAGGGCTTATGTGACACTGCAAACGATATAGCTACTTTAATCATAGTATATCAGAAAGTAAAGTACacgtaattttttttaaactataTTCATCAAATATATTTCAGAATGTGTCGTATGCAATACAACACTACAATATATGGCAGGCCCGCTGCTAAGCTTTTGGAGGCCCTAAGCATAATTTGTCATAAATTGGTCAGAATGCGCTCTGTGTACGGGGAGAGGCGGCCCTGAAATATGGTGTTACAGCACTTTAAGTCTTCTCCAGCATTGTGCATTTTGATCACATGGTTCTGGTGAAGTGAGATTGTCCAAATATCTCAACTGCCTCCTCTCAAAATTTCCTTGGCTACCACTATCAGCCTGACTCCTTCAAACAGATAGCATGCAGGATACAAACATGCATGGCCACACAATGATAGAATGCACACGAGGGTCTTGAAGGCAGAGTGTTACAGGAGACAGCTAATCTTAACCGCTGAACCAAATAATACTGTTTAATCTTTTGTTCACTGGGGTTAGCGTGACTTTTTAAGATGATAAATAACTTTTTAGCATTGTTTACAAAGGTTTGAACTTACAGAGGTTGCTCTAATACAGGGGGCATGACTTTGAGAAATACCCCACGCTTCCCCTGTGTTCGTCATGAAGATCGTAGCTTATTGGAGTCTCAACAGAGATGCTCAACCACTTAGAAAACAAACAATCTCAAAGAGTAATCTCAACAGCCAAGAAATCCAACATGACGGGCCATGTGGTATTATGGGAAAACGACACAGGAATCCTTgggtcaaaacaaaacaaaacacaggatTGTTTTTGATGAGAAGAGTTTCTCTGTGTATAACAGTGTGAGAGGTGCAGTCTGCTGGGTCGTGTGATAGCAGGGGTTATAGTGGGCATTGATGCttgactcacacacgcacacacgcatgcacatacacacacacacacacacacctcaacattGTTTTAAACTTTCTTACTAAttaaggctacgtttacatgatgacggtctgaacagaagacgtaAAAAGTGGGTCGTCGCGTCTTCcctttttattctgcgtttagacaagcgttttcgggaaGATATCTGCGTGCATaaggtgacgcaaaagtgtgttgaattcgattgggtatgcatgtctgtcggctaggtggtgctgtgatacactatcacacaacacagccatgtctgagcgcatgcatataatcttccttcttctcttctctgcGCCGCGAAATCCcaaacataattacagatccttctctgttcaggaatactatctgtacatatcctgtacatttcgtggaaagactcctgtaagtttattatagctgccagagcagcttgacggtccgacgcatggaaataatccaacatgtttgtttatttccctgtactggggcatgtatgtgacgtaaacgcatacccgacgtgagcagatctgagcagagttttgcgtcttggcagtgtagacagAAACGTtattcaagttttccactctggagggtggtatcagatttttgcatttttaggccccaaaaacgctgtccccgtctaaacgaaaggcgtTTAAAACTGTTTAATGTCTTACACAACCATGTAATGAAAAAATTACTACAGCTGCTGTATTGCTTTAGTACGTTATTGCTTTAGATGTGTTAAGACTGCTtgagttaatgtgtgtgtgtgtgtgtgtgtgtgtgtgtgattccaaATGGCCTCGTTCAAAGTCTGAGGATAATGTGCTTGTGACTTAGTGACTTAGTTAACACAATGCCACCCgtgggtgcacgtgtgtgtgtgtgtgtgtgtgtgtgtgtgtgtgtgtgtgtgtgtgtgtgtgtgtgtgtgtgtgtgtgtgtgtgtgtgtgtgtgtgtgtgtgtgtgtgtgtgtgggggggtttgtgtgtgtgtgtgtgtgtgtgtgtgtgtgtgtgtgtgtgtgtgtgtgtgtgtgtgtgtgtgtgtgtgtgtgtgtgtgtgtgtgtgtgtgtgtgtgtgtctgtgactcaCATGGGGCTCCTGTGTACAAGATGGAGAAGATGTTGATACCCATAGTGATTGCGTAGAAGACAGGAAGAGCTCGGAGGCCGTTGGGGACAGGGTTGGCCTGGGGTGGGTCAGTGATACACAAATCACATGTTGAGATCGACAACATGTCATTAATGCACAAATCACACGTGTTCAAATCAACAACATGTCAGTAATACACACGTCACATGTTGAGATCAACAACATGTCCATAATACAGGTTCATCACATGTTGAGATCCATTGTAACCTCCATGTACTTAGATACATCCTATGTAAATGTCAATTTACCATTAACAATTTACATCCCGGTGCCGGGATAAGGGAGCTTCAGATCAAGAACACAATGAATTCAAGACTACAACAGTATTCCATTTTGCGCTCACCTTGTTGAGGATGAATTTACGGACAAAGTAGAAGAGAACCCCTGACATGATCCCAGACAGAAGAGGTGAGAGAAACCAGGATGCCACTGTTGGGACAAAAGGGCATTGTTAAGGACCCCTGTTGGTAGTATTTGGAAAGACAAAAAAATCCTTTTTCACAGGGTACTTCTTTACCAATGCGAAGCAGTTCCATCCACTTGACCCCGTGGTGACCCCTGGCCACCATGGAGAACCCGATGGTGGCCCCCACAATGCAGTGCGTCCCAGAAATGGGAAGCTTCAGGAACGAAGCCGCCAGCTGCCACACGGCTGaccctacagaacacacacagagacacacacacacacacacacatatacacacacacacacacacacacacacacacacacacacacacacacacacacacacacacacacacacacacacacacacacacacacacacacacacacagatacacacacaaatgcaatttTATTGTTCCACTATAGCAGACTGAAGTTACCAGCCAGCTTTAATAGTTTCCGTTTAATTGTAACTTTTATCTGAATTTCGCATGATGCTGACAGATAACCTTTTTTACTGACATTTGTTGCAGAGTTTGAAATGATTCCTTTACGATCCAGTGTATAGAACTTAGTAGCAACCAGCtcaaccccctcaccctccctgtcCAATTACTACAGTAGTCTGTATCGGCCTCTGTTGTGTAAGCAGCCATTTTAGTTTTGACAATAAAGGGACATACTTTGTTATCGCTCTAGAGATCTAGATATAAAGATGTTTAGTTTACGAAAACACAAAGATTCTTACTTTCATGggattcaaataaaaacacctGAGAATTATATTCCATATCAACATGTCGTTTCCCTATATGCCACTAAATTCTACATACTGTACCTACATACTGTTCTACAATCATTCTATAAAACCAGCAACAAACCGGTTCCTTATTACAGAAACTTCCTAACTctgaaatcctatcctatcttgAGATAGGAAGGCCTTTAGGGGTTTTGGTATTACAGAAAGAGGTTTCCTAACTTAACTTAGGAAgaaatcctatcttatcttaagaTAGGAATTTATCCATTACAGAACTATCCTAAATTAGGAATTTCTTAAGTTAGGATCCCTAAGTTAGGTGGCCATACACCCTGTCCTAAATTCAAAATAACTGTCAAAAAAATGGCAGCAGCACTGCTAGTAGGTCTGCTTGACAATGATGACGAGGATCAACACAACAGAAATGTGATGTCTGAAAGGCTACCGAGGCCGCATAATGATTTCTTAAGTTTTCCTGACcatattttaatttcattttatcGCCTGCAAAGACAttacattttgaatttggtggaagaattactttactactttatAACTCCTCTCCTTGTTCCCTGTTTCAATACCTGCCATGACGTCGTACTAGTGCAACTATCTTGCCGTTATTAACAAAGATCCTTTATCAACAGTCTCTGTTAATGTTAACATTAACTCGTTCTATCAATCTCATGCACAGAAACTGACGATTGCATATTGCGATCGAAAGATAAGATAGGAAACGGCCAACAGGTTAGGGACTGCTTCTGTAATAGGAAGTTAGGATTTTTCCTATCTTTGAGTCCCTAATTTAAATTAGGATTAGAAGTTAGGattttttctgtaatgaggccctGCTTCTTAAACAGGTTTGATGAGACCAGAATCCCTCTCCTCAACAGCCTCTGGTCACACATGTCCCTGACGCGAGCGCTTACCGAACATGGCGCTGACGGAGCCCGCCATCAGCACGTGCTCGGAGCCGTTGTACATGCGCACGTCGATGATGCCCTGCCGGATGGTCTCGCTGACCTTGGCCCCCAGCAGGATGGAGCCCACCGTCTCGAAGATGGTGGCCAGGACGCAGGCCTGCCGCAGGGTGACCACGCCCGAGCCCACCGCCGTGCCGAAGGAGTTGGCCACGTCGTTGGCCCCCACGGAGAAGGCCAGCACAAAGGCGATGACGAAGCCCAGCACCAACAGCCACAGGTAGCCCTCCAGGTGGGTCTGGGCCAGCAGGCCCACCGTGGTGGCGGTGGCCAGCGCCGCGAGGGTGGTGGTGTCCATGGTGAGAGGGGATGTCCTGTTCAACCCTTAGGTCAGGCAATTCAATAGGTCTACTCTTAGTGTTATATAGACACACCTGTTGTTTCTCTGATATCGGAGCCTAATtggtaaaaagaaaacatgatgATGGATTTGGTGTTTGATGCTATCGTGTAATGCTGATCGTTTGGGGTTGTTGTAAGATGAACTAGTATTGATGGAGGAAGGGAATCCATGATGATGGCTGCCTCTGGGGAAATATACTGGAAGAAGAAATGTGAATTTGGTTTAGTTTAGAATAAAACACCAATAAGGTATATTATACCTGCTTAATACAAGACATTAACTGGCTAAATAGGGTAATGACAAATGAAGCAAGCAAAATGTTATGGACCAGAACCAGatattgaatgtgttttttctcCATTAATTTTTCTTTAACAAGTGAACAATAAAGTAATTAATTAACCTACTTCAACCATCGGAAGTAGCATTTGTAAGTTAAACATTCTTCAaacatgtgtgtggtgtgcgcaAAAACGTGGTTGACAAATGAAGGAGCGCATTAAAGCGTAATGCAGCCTTTGTCAAATAACTCTTACTTTAACTCTATTTAATCCTTCTAACGCAGTTAGATCCAAAACTTTTTAGGGTTAAATAAACAACAAGGCTTCTTGACCTGGCCACATTAGTGACCCTATTTGGCTAGGAAATCAACAATAGCCAATCAAATATAGTTTAAAGAAAAAGGTAATTTCTCAGATCAAATTAGGCAATTagtactaaccctaactctagtAAAATGTGTTAAACTTAAAACAGTGATACACGTATGAACGAGAAAAGACTGTCCCCACTAACCTGTTAAGCGAAGGTCTCGTGTTGAGTTCAGGTATGGGACGCATATGTCCGTCAGTGCGAGAGCAGCATGCAGGAACCGATCAGCCGCGAGACGCCCCCCGGTTTACCGTCTGGTCTGAAGGGTCATGCGGAAAGCGGGCTCTTATACTCAGACCGtggcgaggaggagggcagcGTGCTCACGCCCTCCGGAGTGATCACGAGACAGGCTAATGGTTTACTTGTTTGTGGCGCAGAAACACCTAATTACAGTTTTCTGCTCCTGAACGGGCcaatggggagagggggatgcTGGATCCGGAATTAACCTTCTTATTGCCAATGGGATGAAAATGGTGGATGTGTTTGAGTGATGGATCACCTTTCCTTTTTGCCACTGGATTAGAAATAGATAAAATATCATTATCGTGGAGCATCTCTCTTCCACTGGCCCACACGCCACATAACGTTATAGTGGTCCATTGATCTATACTGATTGTTTCACAGGACAAATGTGAGCCATAGAGCAAGTCCAACACATAGTTACTGTTCAACCTCTTATTTACTATTAATTATCTTTTCTGTCAAACTCCAATGGAAATTGGAACTATTTTTGTCAGTCAGCGGAAAATGAAAGACATTGAAAGCGCTGACGTCTTCGTATTCATAACTAAGTATCATTACTGATTAATGAACGCATTGGAGAGTGGTAGTAGAGACAATTTACTAAGACATTTTTAGAGATACTTTTCTGAAGACTGTCAGGGGGATAGCCCTTCTCCAATGGCTATACAATCTGTAGGCAGTTTAATTTTGCATTTATTGATGAATGGATAATCCCAATATATAATAAATCTATAATAATAGACTAAAGAGTAAtacaggtttgtgtgtgcatgttcgagtgtgtgtgagtgtgtgtgtgtgtgtgtgtgtgtgtgtgtgtgtgtgtgtgtgtgtgtgtgtgtgtgtgtgtgtgtgtgtgtgtgtgtgtgtttgtgtttgtgtgtgagtgtgttcagaGTGTCAGAGTGTTCAAAATGGTGAGATGTAGCTGACATTATTTACCAGGTCAATCATTACCTATTCTGTGCTGAAGGAACATAAGTGAAACCATGTTCTGGTTTGGAGCACATTTGGTCAGCTCATGACTTTTACAACTGAGCCTGTTCTTGAGGTAGGTAGGCCAGTTTGTATGCTGCTATGATCGTATAAGCCACAGGTCACAGCAAATATAGTGAACGAGATCAGAatgcagcccttaatattgaaTCAGGATTATTGCTTTAAACAGAGGGAGATCTTCTGAACGGTGGCATCAATGTTTCTTATTATAGGGTCTTATTATAACCCCAATTCTCTTCAAAGTATTTTTAGACCTAGTAGCAACAAGCAGTTCATAGCACACATGTAGGCTATAAACAAAACCTTTTTAAACGTTCTTTATTTGTATACTTCCCCAATGTTTACTAAATTTAACATCTTAGTTGAAGTCCTATATAATTGCACGATAATGAGCGTTGCCTCTGAGCTTGGGTGGTTTTCACTACACACATAATACCCTGATCTCTCGGAGCCATGCGGCGTCTGTTCACTGTTTTGAAAGACAGGGGGGCAAGGTGCTTCAAAACGTTCCCAGAGAGATTTAACAAACGTTAGTCTGGTTATGCATAAGGGTGTATAATTACTACTCTTCAGGTAAACACCTGAGCTAAATGGTGTTTACACCCATGGCTGATCAACTTTCACAAACAAACGtcttttgttcgttttttttaaacctgagAAATTGCTCTTCAAAACATTCACATGAAGTTTCTCGTATTGAGCATATGCCTTGTCTAGCCAATAGAGGGCACCACTATCTTTTGCACATTCCAGTAAAAACGCGACCCATTGATCAGATCAAAACAAAATAGGCATTTCTCTCACATATTTTTTCATACTGCTCTCCATAAAATCTCTCTTTTGAAATGAATGTTTTACAAAAAAATGTTTAGTTAAACGTTTTTGAAGttaaacttgtgtgtgtgtgtgtgtgtgtgtgtgtgtgtgtgtgtgtgtgtgtgtgtgtgtgtgtgtgtgtgtgtgtgtgtgtgtgtgtgtgtgtgtgtgtgtgtgtacgcgtgttggtttgtgtacgcgtgtgtgttcgCGCTTGCGTGTACACATTCAtggtgtttttaatgtttttctgaAAAATCATGTTTAAACTTTGAGCATTCAGGCTACTTGATTTTGGTTGAAGATTGTTAGACTTGCCACTGGTTGATATGTAAAACATAACTTGTATTATTTATCGCAGCGGCATACTGTTGCACGTCACCTGATGGCCTCTAGGGGTCGCTTATGCCTCTGTTCCAATAACCCCGTCAAAGAATGCATTCCAGGTGGAAATACCAGTTTGAAACCACTTGAAAGAGGGAGCAAATAATAGTAATATCCATCCAGTTCTTATGTGTGCACAGAAAAACTGCAAGACCAAGGACTAAactgtgtgtatacacactTCAGAAATGTCCTTCGTACCTTGAAATGTGTGCTGATACCCCATCTACTCATCTGCCAATAGAATCAAACACCTAATAATCTTcatttttggttttattttataaGAAATACAAACTCCCAACCAAGTTGCACAGTTCCACAGCATCAAACCACATAAACATGCTAGCTTGTCCCAGCaatttaacaaacaaaaaaacggaAAACATGTGCACATCCCCCCTCTCACATGACACTGGAAATGTTTCTTCCTTAATCATTACGGTTTTTTTTAAGTGGAACAAGATTGAGCATGCAAATAAGCAACTGACGAGCAAAAGGAAGGCTGTTTCTCATGGTCAGGCCTGGTTCTCTCGCCTTACCCTGCCTTCctgctcttccctccctccctgggcCTTGCCAAACAGGATCTGTAGGATCTGACAGAGTGATTTTCTCAGGAGACAGGAATGTCAGAACACAAGCCCTAAAGTGCCTGCTGGGACATGAATCTGCATTCCCTGAACCTACGGGGGGAAAATCCAACACTCAGACACTGCTCTCTTCCTCCCACTTCACACAGCCCCGTTTCTCGCTCTGCGTTCGGTCACATACACAACCACCACGGCTCGTCCGGATGCAgtgccgacagacagacacacacacacactgactcacggCTGAAATTAACCTGTCTGGGGCGCTCGCCCTTTCAACAGGCAGGTGTCCGTGTGAGCGTCTGACCTCACAGAGTGCTATAGTTCCTGGAGAGCTCTCTAACCCTTACTCTGTGCTTGTTCTGGCTTGTGACACACGGTGCGAACTTGAGCCATAGAGCTGTGTTCTTGTGGTTGTCTCTAAAGTAACAAATGTGTGACCTCATGTTCTTTTTTGAGGGGACCTACCTCAGATATCTGAACAACGCAAAATCAAGCGCGTTGCTATATggcagacacacaaatgcaagattttggcctgacaTATATTGGATCTTTTTTAGAAGCTATGAAACGTGTTTTACTTTTGATAAAGTTCAAAACCACGACACCAGTAGGTATTTCCATAAAGGAATGAAAGGAACCAGCGGCTTCAGAATATAAATACAATGACACGTTTTACAATCAGACTGCATGAAATGAATGACACCGAACGAATACTAAAGGAAATGTGAAGGATTTGATTGGTCGAATCCCAATCACCCTTTGTCAACCTCTACTCCAGCTACTTAAACGCTATTCAcaagcagtaaaaaaaaaacaagaaacccCTCAATACACTCCTATTAATTCAACCTTTGTTTGCACTAACGGCTCTTTGATTCGGAGACACCATTTCCATCAGGTCGACAACATTCACCTCACCTCagtgtccggtgtgtgtgtgttccggtgtgtgtgtgtgtgtgtgtgtgtgtgtgggtgtgtgcgtgtgtgacagaGTGACCTATAAACGCCTTTTTGGTCACCTTTGATCCTCGCAGAGCACAATGACACCCACTGAAATGTGAAACGTAAATCGAAAACAAGTCCAACTGAAAAAGTCCAGCTCCGAGGTCTCTCCCTCCGCCCCGGGGGTCTCAGTGGAGGACCCAGGGGCCGGAGGTCGGCGAGGAGGTGCTGCGGCCCCCCTTGTGGGCCAGGTTCAGGCCGTAGACGGGTGAGTGCGTGACGCTGGGTGAGCTGGGGGgcgtggaggagcaggacgaggaCTTGGACTTGATCTGGAGCCACTTCTCGCCCAGGGCCTTGGCGAAATGGTCGTCCACGGAGACGCCGATGGAGGCCTGCTGGGGGTGGGCGCGCCGGTACGCCACACCCAGGCTCCTCTGGAAGTGCTCCTCCACCCCGTGGTCGTAGCTGCTGTCGGAGGTCACTGCatccagggagggggaggtgagggttAGTACAgtgtgacacacagacagaagcacaggcacacacacacacacacacacacacacacacacacacacacacacacacacacacacacacacacacacacacacacacacacacacacacacacacacacacacacacacacacacacacacacacacacacacacagacagacagacagacagacagacagacagacagacagacagacagacagacagacagacagacagacagacagacagacagacagacagacagacagacagacaaagacacacaaagacacacacacaaagacacacacacaaagacacacacacacaaacacccccccacacacacacacaaacacgcacacagacacaaacacacacacgcacacagacacaaacacacacacacacacacacacacgcacacacacaatagtaaTGTTCCTCCAACCAAAGAATATAGCTCATCTATTgggacacatccacacactcagAAGCATGCACCACCGGGATGGAGGAGCCTCTAGGTGAGGGGTTATGGTTGGGGGGGACTGACCTGATGAGTGCCTGCCGTGGACCTCAGACCTCGACATGGTTCCAGAGCTCCGGACCGAAGACACACAGGTGATCACAGAGGGACGCATCTAGAGGAACAAAAGGAGAGAAGGTCAAATGAAAACCCCAAATCACAGAAGGAAAATCCCCTGGATACAACAGAAAAATTATCAGCACACAATATCAGAATTCACTTCCcttattttccctttctttgtTGAGTTGAAATTGCAACACAACCTTTTCCGCAACTGTATATCCATCCAAAACGACATTTTGTGGGAGTTCTTTTTTTGTTAGGAAAACAAAGATACCCGAGAAGCGATTAAACAGGTTGGGCTTGCTAATAGGAGACTGATCGCTCCCTGTGTGATGGCATCAACAGAGCAGGGAGCCATCCCACTGTTTGGTCTTGTTCGCCGCATTCTTCCCTCCATTGCTCACATTTTCTATCCCGAATCTGGCTGGGTCGCATAGCGCAGACGTGCACGGGCCTGTGAGGGATCCGGGGAATAGGATGCCTGAGTCGTTGCATTTGATGATTCCAGAT
The Gadus macrocephalus chromosome 6, ASM3116895v1 DNA segment above includes these coding regions:
- the slc20a1a gene encoding sodium-dependent phosphate transporter 1-A codes for the protein MDTTTLAALATATTVGLLAQTHLEGYLWLLVLGFVIAFVLAFSVGANDVANSFGTAVGSGVVTLRQACVLATIFETVGSILLGAKVSETIRQGIIDVRMYNGSEHVLMAGSVSAMFGSAVWQLAASFLKLPISGTHCIVGATIGFSMVARGHHGVKWMELLRIVASWFLSPLLSGIMSGVLFYFVRKFILNKANPVPNGLRALPVFYAITMGINIFSILYTGAPLLGFDQVPWWGTLGISLGCSLGTALLVWFVVCPHLKKKIQREMALRPCETQLMEKIKSDPDPEPEPEAPRPLPSPPAGDSQKVAFSLGDSADADLDSNGIDTKSPDLSNGLNSLVGPMTITDPHSGLSHTVHKDSGLYKDLLHKLHVTKVGDCIGDSDTEERPIRRNNSYTSYTMAIYGIQGDPKYKEAAAAEGGGGALQRRSRVDSYSSYSSAMSAGARAEDSGVEQSEAGKELAALEQDELEVDHPAVSSLFQFLQILTACFGSFAHGGNDVSNAIGPLVALWLLYDSGSVVSNAPTPIWLLLYGGVGISAGLWVWGRRVIQTLGKDLTPITPSSGFSIELASALTVVVASNIGLPVSTTHCKVGSVVAVGWLRSRKAVDWRLFRNIFIAWFVTVPISGLISAAIMALFVHVIL